A genomic region of Trichoplusia ni isolate ovarian cell line Hi5 chromosome 17 unlocalized genomic scaffold, tn1 tig00002301_group16, whole genome shotgun sequence contains the following coding sequences:
- the LOC113506479 gene encoding uncharacterized protein LOC113506479 has protein sequence MNFYISFILFNIIMCVCSKNIVTKSGLHQPTPCSIGLKFFAEINNTSGEDCTVEIHPDECCLVSNDSQCNIVELIGSATDFIPEGTSKTLNLIAPLLDPYNRKGYCTIYVDFKSKSKPKNFIRDTIKIKFDTTIRKSNLPDGAKVCRHIDEDPMNECKPVNCDVYYNGKRSYFNVIKRRCVEIPPCVAYTENDITRTAYNPISNKCFSKPAISKEDIDFIKTLTGGTTRKTKDILIIKLMDKSNCSGYPSYDDYQFNSISRIKGVKMPDDKETTKEKTTTEKSTKKEPEKKKEQTTQKVEETTTCAPMTRQERIHRILRYLQNNKYTLIILSSVICLQCCLICTMIYCLTKNCSCCKKKKIINRFFNYRQDASVTTPLICTSNIDTETTDYQYLSESSNYIDKKIKCYKACQKERKNNVKLSMSDDILSKCLTRRDWHRLPRSETIPEMRNDEESKSNVTKDEHKKSNDMKVNFLDEKKQKTIKSIVKKVDNKNNTENLSDSSEKIIRCHSYNNYDSNITGFKKSSHSKHYAVYKQDNVAMEQGAQACFSNDSIDDFLSERGVIFIGDNASKYSYTSISSAAKSSESSQSSETSKRNVVKNIITSLARKAKGPSSDPGLEKKDLDLELLHLSRASVCSSSNDTDLEKDLKIIKDSTSSL, from the exons ATGAATttttacataagttttatactatttaacattataatgtgtgtgtgtagtaaaaatattgtaacgaAATCTGGATTGCACCAGCCGACACCTTGTTCCATTGGGCTAAAGTTCTTtgctgaaattaataatacgaGTGGTGAAGATTGTACGGTTGAGATTCATCCTGATGAATGCTGCCTGGTCTCCAATGATAGCCAGTGTAATATAGTCGAGCTGATTGGCAGTGCTACTGACTTTATACCCGAAG GTACAAGTAAAACCCTTAACTTAATAGCACCGTTACTCGATCCATACAACCGAAAGGGCTACTGCACAATTTACGTCGActttaaatcaaaatcgaaaccaaaaaactttataagggacacaattaaaatcaaatttgatACTACGATACGGAAATCCAATCTCCCGGACGGGGCCAAGGTCTGTAGACACATAGACGAAGACCCCATGAATGAATGCAAGCCAGTCAATTGTGACGTCTATTACAATGGCAAAAGGTCGtatttcaatgttattaaaaGGCGATGTGTTGAAATACCTCCGTGTGTAGCGTATACAGAAAATGATATCACAAGAACAGCTTACAACCCAAtttcaaacaaatgttttaGCAAACCAGCTATAAGTAAAGAAGATATTgactttataaaaacattaactgGTGGAACGACAAGAAAAACTAAAgatatattgataattaaacttatggataaaagtaattgttcgGGATATCCTAGTTACGACGAttatcaattcaattcaatatcaAGAATAAAAGGGGTTAAAATGCCTGATGATAAAGAGACGACGAAAGAGAAAACAACCACTGAGAAATCTACAAAGAAAGAACCGGAGAAGAAAAAGGAGCAGACAACACAGAAAGTCGAAGAAACGACCACATGCGCACCGATGACAAGGCAAGAGAGGATACATCGTATACTaagatatttacaaaacaataagtaCACGCTTATCATTCTAAGTTCGGTAATATGTTTACAGTGCTGCCTAATATGCACAATGATTTACTGTCTCACGAAAAACTGCAGCTGCtgcaagaagaagaagattatcAACAGGTTCTTTAACTACAGGCAGGACGCCTCCGTCACAACACCCCTCATCTGCACCAGTAATATAGACACGGAAACAACCGACTACCAATATTTAAGCGAATcatcaaattacattgacaagAAAATCAAGTGTTACAAAGCTTGTCAAAAAGAACGGAagaataatgttaaattaagcATGTCTGATGATATTCTCTCGAAATGCTTGACGAGGAGAGACTGGCATCGTCTGCCCAGATCGGAAACTATCCCCGAAATGAGAAATGACGAGGAATCTAAATCGAATGTCACTAAAGATGAGCATAAAAAAAGCAATGATATGAAAGTTAACTTCTTGGacgaaaagaaacaaaaaactatcaaaagtATTGTGAAAAAAgtagataacaaaaataacaccgAAAATCTAAGTGATTCGTCAGAAAAGATTATTCGATGTCACAGCTACAACAACTACGACTCAAATATAACTGGTTTTAAGAAGAGTTCTCATAGTAAACACTACGCCGTTTATAAGCAAGACAATGTCGCTATGGAACAAGGCGCCCAGGCTTGCTTCTCCAATGATTCCATCGACGATTTTTTGTCGGAAAGAGGAGTCATATTCATAGGTGACAATGCTTCCAAATACTCTTATACAAGTATTTCTTCGGCGGCCAAAAGTTCAGAATCTTCGCAGTCCAGTGAAACATCGAAACGCAAtgttgtgaaaaatataatcaCGTCTTTAGCGAGGAAAGCAAAAGGGCCGTCTTCGGACCCTGGTTTAGAGAAGAAAGATCTAGATTTAGAATTACTACACCTTTCACGGGCGTCCGTTTGTTCGTCTAGTAACGATACAGATCTCGAGAAAgatttaaagataattaaagATTCAACAAGTTCTCTTtag